A window from uncultured Desulfobacter sp. encodes these proteins:
- the cas5c gene encoding type I-C CRISPR-associated protein Cas5c — MRNDISFKLWGRYALFTDPVTKTGGEKCSYHVPTYEAIKGVLKSIYWKPTIVWYVDKIRVIKAIQTQTKGTKPLVWGGGNSLAIYTFLHQVEYQVHAHFEWNEFRPELEKDRIEGKHFNIARRMLEKGGRQDIFLGTRDCQGYVEPCLFGEGDGAYDDIEELSFGLMFHSFDYPDETGKKELCTRFWQAVMKKGILYFPRPEACDKNRFIRKMEPKPFGLGDNVFSVDKEEALL, encoded by the coding sequence ATGAGAAACGATATCAGCTTTAAACTGTGGGGACGATATGCGTTATTTACCGATCCGGTGACAAAAACCGGGGGAGAAAAATGCAGCTACCATGTTCCCACCTATGAAGCGATCAAAGGCGTTTTAAAATCCATTTACTGGAAACCTACAATTGTCTGGTATGTGGATAAGATCAGAGTTATTAAGGCCATTCAAACCCAGACCAAAGGCACAAAACCCCTGGTCTGGGGCGGAGGAAACTCCCTGGCTATCTATACATTTCTTCATCAAGTAGAATATCAGGTCCATGCCCATTTTGAATGGAATGAATTTCGCCCGGAGTTGGAAAAAGATCGAATCGAAGGAAAACATTTCAACATCGCCAGAAGAATGCTTGAAAAAGGCGGTCGCCAGGATATTTTTCTGGGTACCCGGGACTGTCAGGGTTATGTGGAGCCATGTCTTTTTGGTGAGGGAGATGGTGCATATGATGATATTGAAGAACTAAGCTTCGGGTTGATGTTCCATAGCTTTGATTACCCTGATGAAACAGGGAAAAAAGAATTATGTACCCGATTCTGGCAGGCTGTCATGAAAAAAGGGATCCTCTATTTTCCCCGACCGGAGGCTTGCGACAAAAACCGATTTATCCGCAAAATGGAACCTAAGCCATTTGGACTTGGAGATAATGTTTTCTCTGTTGATAAAGAGGAGGCGTTGCTATGA
- the cas3 gene encoding CRISPR-associated helicase Cas3': MKSNFVAHHRSQDDEIQTVCEHLMGVASICKKLTAKIGLPEAGKLLGLLHDIGKYSTDFQNYIKAETGILNPDLDDANVDTKNLKGKIDHSTAGAQWIWKRFNHYGPQGKLVGQILALCLASHHGGMIDCLHVEGENVFLKRIQKKDELTHLQTCLEAADLKIKESIEHIATENFLKQILKQLAGIVSPQKKEHDRLKHFRLGFFARFLFSCLIDSDRIDSADFECPDNQTVRNKKKIDWQIAIARLEDKLSSFNVRNRVDELRNEISRHCLDAAIRQQGLYSLTVPTGGGKTIASMRYALHHAQKHQLDHIIYVIPYTSIIDQNAREIRNILEQVGDEYPWVLEHHSNLEPEKQTWQSKLSSENWDAPVIFTTMVQFLEALFGGGTRGPRRMHNLANSVIIFDEIQCLPINCIHLFCNGLNFLTNYARTTAVLCTATQPVLNCVNKDYGALDIPAENELAGDTVDLFRQLKRVNIENRTRSGGWTKEQIANLAVAQVQEKGNCLVIVNTKDWARQLHEMCSDLINHEDKNVVFHLSTNLCPAHRTEILDEIKQRLENELPLLCISTQLIEAGVDVDFNSVIRFLAGLDSIAQAAGRCNRNGNHDISQVYVVNPDNESIDLLTDIKTGRDKAERVLEEKGHEDFLSPVSMDRYFSYYFYERADQMTYPLTAKQAGRQDTLLNLLSDNPLNVGREKDVQKATFSLQQSFKTAGKVFKSIDAPTQAIIVQYKEGKSIVADLCAIPEPAQAYSLLKKAQKYSVNLFPNVWDKLVKAQAVRPVQRGEEIYYLDEQYYSPKFGVSTEVVNEMETPII, from the coding sequence ATGAAAAGTAACTTTGTTGCTCATCACCGCAGCCAAGATGATGAGATACAGACAGTATGCGAGCATTTAATGGGTGTGGCATCTATCTGTAAAAAACTCACTGCTAAAATCGGATTACCTGAGGCGGGAAAACTGCTTGGTCTGCTCCATGATATAGGTAAATACAGCACCGATTTTCAAAATTATATAAAAGCAGAAACAGGTATTCTTAACCCTGATCTTGATGACGCCAATGTCGATACCAAAAATCTTAAAGGTAAAATTGATCATTCAACAGCAGGGGCACAATGGATATGGAAGCGTTTTAATCATTATGGTCCCCAGGGCAAACTGGTTGGGCAGATTTTAGCCTTATGTCTGGCATCCCATCATGGAGGGATGATTGATTGCCTGCACGTGGAAGGTGAAAATGTTTTTTTGAAAAGGATCCAAAAGAAAGATGAGTTAACTCATCTTCAAACATGCCTTGAAGCAGCAGACCTTAAAATAAAAGAATCCATTGAGCATATTGCGACAGAAAACTTTTTAAAACAGATTTTAAAACAACTTGCCGGTATCGTATCCCCACAAAAAAAAGAGCATGACCGTCTAAAACATTTCAGGCTTGGATTTTTCGCCCGTTTTTTGTTCAGCTGCCTTATTGATTCAGACCGTATTGACAGCGCAGATTTTGAATGTCCTGATAATCAAACAGTTCGGAATAAAAAGAAAATTGACTGGCAAATCGCCATAGCCCGGCTGGAAGACAAACTTTCGAGTTTTAATGTACGCAATCGGGTGGATGAATTGAGAAACGAAATTTCAAGACATTGCCTAGATGCCGCTATTAGGCAACAAGGCCTGTATTCGTTGACGGTTCCAACCGGCGGGGGGAAAACAATTGCCTCCATGCGGTATGCCCTTCATCATGCGCAAAAGCATCAACTGGATCACATTATTTATGTTATCCCATATACGTCAATCATTGACCAGAATGCCAGGGAAATCAGAAATATATTGGAGCAGGTTGGAGATGAATATCCCTGGGTACTTGAACACCACTCCAATCTTGAGCCTGAAAAGCAGACCTGGCAGTCCAAACTATCTTCTGAAAACTGGGACGCGCCTGTCATTTTCACCACAATGGTCCAATTTCTTGAGGCTTTATTCGGTGGCGGAACCAGAGGCCCCAGGCGGATGCACAATCTGGCCAATTCAGTTATTATCTTTGATGAAATTCAATGCCTTCCCATTAACTGTATTCACCTGTTTTGCAACGGACTTAACTTTTTAACAAATTATGCCCGAACCACTGCGGTGCTTTGTACGGCCACCCAGCCGGTGCTTAACTGTGTCAACAAAGACTACGGTGCGCTTGATATCCCTGCTGAAAATGAACTGGCGGGTGATACCGTTGACCTTTTTAGACAACTGAAAAGAGTAAACATTGAAAACAGAACCCGTTCTGGAGGCTGGACCAAAGAGCAGATTGCGAATCTGGCCGTTGCCCAGGTTCAGGAAAAAGGCAATTGCCTTGTAATTGTAAATACTAAGGATTGGGCAAGACAACTGCATGAAATGTGTTCAGATCTAATCAATCATGAAGATAAAAACGTTGTTTTCCACTTAAGCACAAATCTTTGTCCCGCCCACCGGACTGAAATTCTGGATGAGATCAAACAGCGCCTGGAGAACGAACTTCCGTTGCTTTGTATCTCAACACAGCTCATTGAAGCAGGCGTTGATGTTGATTTTAATTCTGTAATCCGGTTTCTGGCGGGTCTCGACTCCATTGCCCAGGCTGCAGGCCGCTGCAACCGAAACGGTAATCATGACATTTCCCAGGTGTATGTCGTCAACCCTGACAATGAATCCATTGATTTGCTGACAGATATAAAAACAGGCCGGGATAAGGCCGAACGGGTTCTGGAAGAAAAAGGACATGAAGATTTTTTAAGTCCGGTTTCGATGGACAGATATTTCTCTTACTATTTTTATGAACGGGCAGATCAAATGACATACCCCCTGACGGCAAAGCAGGCAGGAAGACAAGATACATTACTGAACCTGTTAAGCGATAACCCTCTCAATGTCGGACGGGAAAAAGATGTTCAGAAAGCCACTTTCAGTTTACAGCAGTCTTTCAAAACAGCGGGTAAGGTATTTAAATCAATTGATGCACCGACCCAGGCAATTATTGTTCAATACAAAGAAGGAAAAAGTATTGTGGCAGACCTTTGTGCGATACCAGAACCCGCCCAAGCATATTCACTGCTAAAAAAGGCCCAAAAATATAGTGTTAACCTGTTTCCCAATGTCTGGGATAAATTAGTCAAAGCCCAAGCCGTACGCCCTGTTCAGAGAGGGGAAGAGATCTATTACTTGGACGAACAATATTACAGCCCAAAATTCGGCGTATCCACGGAAGTTGTCAACGAAATGGAAACACCTATTATTTGA
- a CDS encoding XRE family transcriptional regulator: MPHDLKFIGKNIRSFRQSRNWTLAQLASKIGIQEGPLGRIERGGNLPSATVIYNLAQALDVPTDALFAPDPSQARAEAGKTDTAHVTIEPDASPPPKALLCACRELMFAFHTLEDILGVQKHALLPLAVPFEPDYAGMEQLAGRIRTAMGTGDAVIFDYLELFENFGLRVLLFPFMKSADDLDGLSFFEPVHQNAFFFINARKNPERQLFHLAVELGNILIFNQMKIRKDALFPDTDATSESRPINPGRAAKHFAATFLMPENTVRTTVGQLGITPDTWTWDLLLRIKHRFGISTEAFVYRLKELNLITEDSADTYIQKIKTHYTQTGFGEPDASRRILNANGRFFDLLLTAGRDDTVEQEIKSIHAVVEELKLIKI; this comes from the coding sequence ATGCCTCATGACTTAAAATTTATCGGAAAGAATATCCGTTCATTCCGGCAGTCACGCAACTGGACCCTGGCGCAACTGGCCTCAAAAATCGGGATTCAGGAAGGACCGCTGGGCCGCATTGAGCGGGGCGGCAACCTGCCGTCAGCCACGGTTATCTATAATCTGGCCCAGGCACTTGACGTCCCCACCGACGCCCTGTTTGCCCCGGACCCGTCCCAGGCCAGGGCCGAAGCCGGCAAAACAGACACCGCCCATGTGACCATTGAACCGGATGCATCCCCTCCCCCAAAGGCATTGCTGTGTGCATGCAGGGAACTGATGTTCGCGTTTCATACCCTTGAAGACATTCTCGGTGTTCAAAAACACGCCCTGCTGCCTTTGGCCGTTCCCTTTGAACCGGACTACGCCGGTATGGAACAGCTTGCAGGCCGTATCAGAACTGCCATGGGCACCGGCGACGCCGTGATTTTCGATTACCTTGAACTCTTTGAAAATTTCGGATTACGGGTTCTTTTGTTCCCCTTTATGAAATCGGCAGATGATTTGGACGGACTCTCTTTTTTTGAACCCGTTCACCAGAACGCCTTTTTTTTCATCAACGCCCGAAAAAATCCGGAAAGACAACTGTTCCATCTTGCCGTGGAATTGGGCAACATCCTGATCTTCAATCAAATGAAAATCAGAAAAGACGCGCTTTTTCCGGATACAGACGCGACATCCGAGTCCCGGCCCATCAATCCCGGACGGGCGGCCAAACATTTCGCCGCCACCTTTCTCATGCCTGAAAACACAGTACGAACCACAGTGGGTCAACTGGGCATCACCCCCGACACCTGGACATGGGATCTTCTCCTGCGTATCAAACACAGGTTCGGCATCTCAACCGAAGCGTTTGTCTACCGGCTTAAAGAACTGAACCTGATCACCGAAGACTCCGCCGACACCTACATACAAAAAATAAAAACCCACTACACGCAAACCGGTTTTGGCGAACCAGATGCTTCCCGCCGGATACTGAACGCCAATGGGCGTTTTTTTGATCTTTTACTGACTGCAGGCCGAGATGACACCGTCGAACAGGAAATAAAATCAATTCATGCCGTGGTTGAGGAGCTAAAACTTATAAAAATTTAG
- a CDS encoding Rpn family recombination-promoting nuclease/putative transposase — translation MRNKLHHSHDKLFRETWSDLSNARSFLENYLPAPILELVQLDTLEICKDSFIEKDLKDFYSDLLYKIQIGKAQGFVYFLFEHKSYTDALIHLQLIEYMVKIWRLGLKQSKSRNLSIVIPLVLYHGKDKWSVDKRFASLFDGPVNELAGYIPDFEFILYDLSQYTDDQIRGTIMARVTMLLLKHIFESDVADKLPGIFMLLKELSEQETGLQYFESLIKYVFSNVEEITTEKFHTLVSNALSEEQGGIIMTLAEQLRKEGHAQGLEQGIEQGLLEGIELAVSIKFGDSDDCKTIIAKIKTIQDINRLKALKGKILSAKSVPELMASI, via the coding sequence ATGAGAAACAAACTGCACCATTCCCATGACAAGCTGTTCAGGGAAACCTGGAGCGACTTGAGCAATGCCAGGTCATTCCTGGAAAACTATCTACCGGCACCGATTCTTGAACTTGTGCAGCTGGATACCCTTGAGATCTGTAAAGACTCTTTTATTGAAAAAGACCTAAAAGATTTTTATTCCGACCTGCTTTACAAAATTCAGATTGGTAAGGCACAAGGATTTGTATACTTTCTTTTTGAACATAAAAGTTATACAGACGCCCTGATACATCTCCAGCTTATTGAATATATGGTTAAAATCTGGCGACTCGGGCTTAAGCAGTCCAAAAGTCGAAACCTGTCCATTGTAATTCCTCTGGTTTTATACCACGGCAAAGATAAATGGTCGGTGGATAAACGGTTTGCATCTCTCTTTGACGGACCGGTGAACGAGCTTGCCGGTTATATTCCGGATTTTGAATTCATCTTGTATGATCTGTCTCAATATACAGACGATCAAATCAGGGGAACAATAATGGCAAGGGTGACCATGCTCCTGCTCAAACATATATTTGAGTCGGATGTGGCAGACAAGTTACCCGGTATTTTCATGTTGTTAAAGGAGTTGTCCGAGCAGGAAACAGGATTGCAATATTTTGAATCCTTGATAAAATATGTATTCAGCAACGTTGAGGAGATTACAACAGAAAAATTTCATACGCTCGTATCAAATGCGTTGTCTGAAGAACAAGGAGGTATCATTATGACATTGGCTGAACAATTAAGAAAAGAAGGACATGCTCAAGGACTTGAGCAGGGGATTGAACAGGGGCTTCTCGAAGGCATTGAACTGGCAGTAAGTATTAAGTTCGGCGACAGCGATGACTGTAAAACAATTATAGCAAAAATCAAAACCATCCAGGACATCAACCGACTAAAAGCGTTGAAGGGAAAAATCCTGTCGGCAAAATCAGTCCCCGAATTGATGGCATCAATTTAA
- a CDS encoding metal-dependent hydrolase, which produces MPSAITHAVIGISSGLAISKGSAPKRFWVLSMICAMLPDLDVLTFKFDIAYASFWGHRGFFHSIFFAALLGGIIATLFFRKEGVLSKSWLFYFLYFSVVASTHGILDAFTNGGLGIALLSPFDTARYFFWATPIDVSPLSVKAFMSGKGLAILKNEILWVWCPAIFVVIIGKLNYAHSAYKKQG; this is translated from the coding sequence TTGCCATCCGCAATCACCCACGCAGTAATCGGTATCTCGTCCGGCTTAGCGATTTCTAAAGGAAGCGCCCCAAAACGGTTTTGGGTTCTGTCGATGATTTGCGCAATGTTGCCTGACCTTGATGTGCTGACATTTAAGTTCGACATCGCATACGCAAGCTTTTGGGGACACAGGGGATTTTTTCATTCTATCTTCTTTGCAGCGCTGCTCGGCGGTATCATAGCAACGCTCTTTTTTAGAAAAGAAGGTGTTCTGTCTAAAAGCTGGCTGTTTTATTTTCTATATTTCAGCGTTGTCGCTTCGACTCACGGCATACTCGACGCCTTTACAAACGGCGGCCTTGGCATTGCCCTTTTATCCCCCTTTGACACTGCACGCTATTTCTTCTGGGCCACACCGATTGATGTTTCGCCCCTTAGCGTTAAGGCGTTTATGAGCGGCAAAGGTCTTGCCATTTTGAAAAATGAAATCCTATGGGTTTGGTGCCCTGCGATCTTTGTGGTCATTATTGGGAAGTTAAATTACGCCCATAGTGCTTACAAAAAACAGGGCTGA
- a CDS encoding ABC transporter substrate-binding protein yields MKKTFTPILIALIVLGLVGSGTASAQAVVTETDGQGHILTLAHYPERIACLYAFTGHVTAMLGRGDDMVAIVKGLKKDKLLGKIVPQLSSLPVPSAGGIIHIESLIKTRPDIVFLKPETAGIDQEVEKLREFGLPYFSAAYSDMQSQMAVIEAMGRILNREQKASDYTRYYRKAIARVKAKTDGIAEADKLPVYHAINEPFRTDGPGTLEADWTGACNILNVSVGKGLLKKDRNKRFAGMEQILMWNPEMIIANENQTTQKILSDPQWAPIKAVKTGRVFTIPVGISRWGHPGGLETPLAILWTAKTAYPDLFADLDLKTEVRQFYLRFFDLNLDDPTIELILSGEGMRTTHSNNQGR; encoded by the coding sequence ATGAAAAAAACATTTACACCCATTTTAATCGCCTTAATCGTACTGGGCCTGGTCGGCTCCGGCACGGCATCCGCCCAGGCAGTTGTAACCGAAACCGACGGCCAGGGCCATATTTTAACCTTGGCGCACTATCCGGAACGTATCGCCTGCCTCTATGCATTTACAGGGCATGTCACGGCCATGCTGGGCCGGGGCGACGACATGGTGGCCATTGTCAAAGGATTAAAAAAAGACAAGCTGCTGGGAAAAATCGTCCCGCAGCTGTCATCTCTTCCCGTGCCGTCTGCCGGGGGCATCATCCACATCGAGTCCCTGATTAAAACCCGGCCTGATATTGTATTTCTAAAACCGGAAACCGCAGGCATTGACCAGGAGGTTGAAAAACTCAGAGAATTCGGCCTGCCCTATTTCTCCGCCGCCTATTCAGACATGCAAAGCCAGATGGCCGTGATTGAAGCCATGGGGCGAATACTGAACAGAGAACAAAAGGCATCGGACTATACCCGCTACTACAGAAAGGCCATTGCCCGGGTAAAGGCAAAAACCGACGGAATTGCAGAGGCGGATAAACTGCCGGTATACCACGCCATTAACGAACCATTCAGAACCGACGGACCCGGCACCCTTGAAGCCGACTGGACAGGAGCCTGCAATATTCTCAACGTATCTGTGGGCAAAGGCCTTCTAAAAAAAGATAGAAACAAACGATTCGCCGGCATGGAACAAATCCTTATGTGGAACCCTGAAATGATCATTGCCAACGAGAATCAAACAACCCAAAAAATTCTATCCGATCCCCAGTGGGCCCCCATAAAGGCGGTAAAAACAGGCCGGGTCTTCACCATCCCGGTGGGCATTTCCAGGTGGGGCCACCCAGGCGGCCTTGAAACACCCCTTGCCATTTTATGGACCGCAAAAACCGCATATCCGGATCTGTTTGCCGATCTTGACCTGAAAACCGAAGTCCGGCAATTTTACCTTCGCTTCTTTGATCTGAATCTGGACGACCCGACCATTGAGCTTATCCTGTCAGGAGAGGGCATGCGAACGACTCACAGTAACAACCAAGGACGTTAA
- a CDS encoding ABC transporter ATP-binding protein, translating into MSETLIQIRDAGFSHTGTQVFDRVDLTVSKGESLCLLGPNGCGKTTLLDCLLGINTLDKGSIIIDQTPITRMSAAQTARYLAYVPQRHSSSFSFTVMDILLMGRTPYTALFSSPSARDRKKAEALLESLGLLHLKDRNYTRLSGGETQLVMILRALVQDTPVIVMDEPTAHLDFKNELLVLETIARMIRDRGLTLIMATHFPNHAFFLENAGLPVQVCFMHQGRIQTAGTPSQALTGENISRVFGVKAAVVTEQIRDNGEIKQIIPIKTMDGIP; encoded by the coding sequence ATGTCCGAGACGCTGATCCAGATCCGGGACGCCGGTTTTTCCCACACCGGCACCCAGGTGTTTGACCGGGTTGACCTGACGGTGTCAAAGGGCGAGTCCCTGTGCCTGCTGGGGCCCAACGGCTGCGGTAAAACCACGCTGCTGGACTGTCTTCTGGGCATCAACACCCTGGACAAGGGCAGTATCATCATTGACCAAACCCCCATCACCCGGATGTCTGCGGCCCAGACCGCCCGGTATCTGGCCTATGTGCCCCAGCGCCACAGCAGCTCCTTTTCCTTCACGGTCATGGATATCCTGCTAATGGGACGCACCCCCTACACCGCCCTTTTTTCCTCTCCTTCGGCCCGGGACCGCAAAAAGGCCGAAGCGCTGCTGGAGAGCCTGGGACTTTTGCATCTCAAAGACCGAAACTATACCCGGCTTTCCGGCGGGGAGACCCAGCTGGTCATGATCCTGCGGGCACTGGTCCAGGACACCCCGGTCATCGTGATGGATGAACCCACAGCCCACCTGGACTTTAAAAACGAACTGCTGGTCCTTGAAACCATTGCCCGGATGATCCGCGACAGGGGGCTGACCCTGATCATGGCCACCCATTTTCCCAACCACGCCTTTTTTCTTGAAAACGCAGGGCTTCCCGTGCAGGTCTGTTTCATGCACCAGGGCCGCATCCAAACAGCAGGCACACCTTCTCAGGCATTAACCGGTGAAAACATCAGCCGGGTCTTCGGGGTGAAGGCAGCCGTGGTCACCGAACAGATCCGGGACAACGGCGAAATTAAACAGATCATTCCCATTAAAACCATGGACGGAATCCCATGA
- a CDS encoding iron ABC transporter permease, with protein sequence MVLILVSVLLGRYPIHIREIALLIKALAGQGQVNDIHYSLIVHVRLPRAILAALVGGSLAVSGAAFQGLFKNPLVSSGMLGVSSGAGFGAALALILFGSGLPVYLCSFGFGLAAVGLSLVTGRFVADRQAVTLVLGGVIVGSIFSALVSFLKYVADPYDELPAIVFWLMGSLSRAQYPVIAAAGLPMILGCAGLYLIRWRLNVLAMGDREARALGLNLTWNRLFVIVCATLATAAAVCVSGVIGWIGLVVPHMGRLIAGNNNNELIPAAFSIGACFLIVVDTVSRLISTSEMPLGILTALVGGPFFIYLLKQTKGRRW encoded by the coding sequence GTGGTCCTGATTTTGGTCTCGGTCCTTCTGGGCCGATATCCCATTCACATCCGGGAGATTGCCCTGCTGATCAAGGCCCTGGCAGGCCAAGGCCAGGTCAACGACATTCACTACTCACTGATCGTCCATGTCCGGCTGCCCCGAGCCATCCTGGCGGCCCTGGTGGGCGGAAGCCTGGCGGTGAGCGGTGCAGCCTTCCAGGGACTGTTCAAAAATCCCCTGGTCAGTTCAGGCATGCTGGGGGTCAGTTCGGGTGCCGGGTTCGGAGCCGCCCTGGCCCTGATCCTTTTTGGCTCTGGCTTACCGGTTTACCTGTGTTCCTTTGGATTCGGCCTTGCCGCCGTGGGATTAAGCCTGGTCACAGGCCGTTTTGTGGCGGACCGCCAGGCCGTGACCCTGGTGCTGGGCGGGGTAATTGTGGGCTCGATCTTCTCGGCCCTGGTATCCTTTTTAAAATATGTGGCAGATCCCTACGATGAACTGCCGGCCATTGTGTTCTGGCTGATGGGCAGCCTCTCCCGGGCCCAGTACCCCGTCATTGCTGCTGCCGGACTGCCCATGATCTTGGGCTGTGCCGGGCTCTATCTGATCCGCTGGCGCCTCAATGTGCTGGCCATGGGGGACAGGGAGGCAAGGGCGTTGGGGCTCAACCTGACCTGGAACAGACTTTTCGTCATCGTCTGCGCCACCCTGGCCACGGCAGCCGCCGTCTGCGTTTCCGGCGTCATCGGCTGGATCGGACTTGTGGTGCCCCACATGGGCAGACTTATAGCCGGCAACAACAACAATGAGCTGATCCCGGCCGCATTCAGCATCGGAGCCTGCTTTCTGATTGTCGTGGATACGGTCAGCCGGCTGATCTCCACAAGCGAAATGCCCCTGGGCATCCTCACCGCCCTGGTGGGCGGCCCGTTTTTCATCTACCTGCTCAAGCAGACCAAAGGAAGGCGGTGGTAA
- a CDS encoding TonB-dependent receptor, whose protein sequence is MFKMIARTVAVLIVCSAMNALAGDTPDQTAEYDLGEVVVTAPGDQGVESVGTLHEVTARQIELRHATTLDQALELLPGLDIRRGAQGIPRVDIRGMRSRHVVLLLNGIPFNSTYDGQFDPSLIPTENIARIKVSYGNHSVLYGQGGLGGVINIITKKGTKGVRGGLSADIDERRNSNAKADISGGNGRVDYFVSTSRQDSDGYKLSNSFDETSEEDCGIRENSDYFWENFFTNLGVTASDSFRFGIVAGVSNGEFGQPPSTINDNSDDYAKKPKYDRVEDYDGHFAQLSMGYDPGGLFSMRAWGYLNENDEHLARYDNDAYSAITKSTNYDKTDETDVTGATAQGFLKFDTLGQLGFSLNTETNSYDSNGAYGNGNPIAVSHDISLYAAAMEYEATFFDRLGVVAGYSHHWQDKDQGEDDDQGAWLAGLSFDVVENTRLRASYARKIRFASIQNLYDSDAGNEDLDTERSDNFEIGVSQLLPFGIMADLALFQNNVKDYIQKVEQPSGDDLYENFDEYRFRGAELLLSKQFAKAGISLGYSYMDAKNKSEGAVLEDLEYRPSHKFTLEGN, encoded by the coding sequence ATGTTTAAAATGATTGCGCGGACCGTTGCCGTGCTGATTGTGTGCTCGGCAATGAATGCGCTGGCAGGTGATACGCCTGATCAGACTGCGGAATACGATCTGGGGGAGGTGGTGGTCACCGCCCCCGGAGATCAGGGTGTAGAATCCGTCGGGACCCTTCACGAGGTGACCGCCCGACAGATTGAACTTCGCCATGCCACGACCCTGGACCAGGCGCTTGAACTGCTGCCCGGTCTGGATATCCGGCGGGGAGCCCAGGGCATTCCCAGGGTAGATATCAGGGGGATGCGGTCCCGCCATGTGGTTCTGCTGCTCAACGGGATTCCCTTTAACTCCACCTATGACGGCCAGTTTGATCCCTCTTTGATTCCCACGGAAAATATTGCAAGGATCAAAGTCTCCTATGGTAATCACTCTGTGCTTTACGGCCAGGGCGGACTTGGCGGGGTGATCAATATCATCACCAAAAAGGGGACCAAAGGGGTCCGCGGAGGGCTGTCCGCCGATATCGACGAGCGGAGAAACTCCAACGCCAAAGCGGATATCTCAGGGGGAAATGGTCGGGTGGATTATTTTGTTTCCACCAGCCGCCAGGATTCCGACGGCTATAAGCTTTCAAACAGTTTTGATGAGACCTCGGAAGAGGACTGCGGTATCCGGGAGAACAGCGACTATTTTTGGGAGAATTTCTTTACCAACCTAGGCGTAACAGCCAGCGATTCGTTCAGGTTCGGTATTGTGGCGGGTGTAAGCAACGGCGAGTTCGGGCAGCCGCCGTCAACCATCAATGACAACTCGGACGACTATGCCAAAAAACCTAAATACGACAGAGTGGAGGATTATGACGGCCACTTTGCCCAGCTCTCCATGGGATATGATCCGGGCGGCCTGTTCAGCATGCGGGCCTGGGGATATCTGAATGAGAATGATGAACATTTGGCTCGTTATGATAATGATGCATATTCTGCGATTACCAAAAGTACTAATTACGATAAAACCGATGAAACCGATGTGACGGGTGCTACCGCCCAGGGCTTTTTGAAATTCGACACCCTGGGGCAACTGGGGTTTTCTCTGAACACAGAGACCAATTCTTATGACTCCAATGGTGCTTACGGTAATGGTAATCCCATCGCCGTTTCCCACGATATCTCCCTGTATGCGGCAGCCATGGAATACGAGGCCACGTTTTTCGATCGCCTGGGCGTGGTGGCAGGCTACAGCCATCACTGGCAGGACAAAGACCAGGGCGAAGACGATGACCAGGGGGCATGGCTTGCCGGACTGAGTTTTGATGTGGTTGAAAATACACGCCTGCGCGCCTCCTATGCCCGAAAGATACGGTTTGCTTCCATTCAGAATCTCTACGATTCTGATGCCGGAAACGAGGATCTGGATACGGAGCGCTCGGACAATTTTGAGATCGGTGTCAGCCAGCTGCTGCCTTTTGGCATCATGGCCGATTTGGCATTGTTTCAGAACAACGTAAAAGACTATATTCAAAAGGTTGAACAGCCCAGTGGCGACGACCTTTATGAAAACTTTGACGAATACCGGTTTAGAGGGGCAGAACTTCTTTTGTCCAAACAGTTTGCAAAGGCGGGCATAAGCCTTGGCTACTCCTATATGGATGCGAAGAACAAGTCCGAGGGTGCCGTCCTTGAAGATTTGGAATACCGCCCGTCTCACAAGTTTACCCTGGAAGGGAATTAG